From a region of the Branchiostoma floridae strain S238N-H82 chromosome 13, Bfl_VNyyK, whole genome shotgun sequence genome:
- the LOC118429216 gene encoding transforming growth factor-beta-induced protein ig-h3-like: protein MKFLVVLLPLLCTVSAKENVLDVMRSLQLRSLVQLLEVSDLSPTLEDADSCTVFAPSDAAFAKVPAGIKQQLLSNPLFLREVLAFHASNKEYMSTDLKNNQLIDTLLKGFMMRINIYPSTNTITADGSLVSKPDNKASNGVVHVVDQVLYPFPSLTVDGEINNNKNLSVLKEAIEKAGLGSALDGDGPFTLFAPTDDAFNKLPNGTLPSLLKNVTALTEVLTYHVVSGVYYKAGLGDGEELTTLQKEKLVCHVSAKPGSDPQVMINNAKTVGLPIPAVNGVVQLIDTVLIPPN from the exons ATGAAGTTCCTAGTAGTACTTCTTCCGCTGCTTTGCACGGTGAGCGCCAAGGAGAATGTCTTAGACGTTATGCGCAGTCTTCAACTGAGGAGTTTGGTACAACTGCTGGAGGTATCTGATCTAAGCCCTACCCTAGAAGACGCAG ATTCGTGTACAGTATTTGCACCGTCAGATGCTGCCTTTGCTAAGGTCCCGGCTGGTATCAAACAACAGCTATTGAGTAACCCACTCTTTCTTAGAGAG GTACTGGCGTTCCATGCCAGCAACAAAGAGTACATGTCGACCGACTTGAAGAACAACCAGCTTATAGATACACTTCTAAAAGGTTTTATGATGCGAATCAACATCTATCCTTCAACAAAC ACGATCACAGCTGACGGTTCCCTAGTGAGTAAGCCAGACAACAAGGCCAGCAATGGGGTGGTGCACGTGGTGGACCAGGTCTTGTACCCGTTCCCGTCCTTAACCGTGGACGGagaaatcaacaacaacaagaacctGTCCGTGTTAAAGGAAGCCATCGAAAAAGCTGGTCTTGGAAGTGCTTTAGATG GTGACGGACCATTCACCCTTTTCGCTCCAACCGACGATGCTTTCAACAAGCTACCGAACGGAACCCTGCCTAGTCTTCTGAAGAACGTGACGGCACTGACAGAAGTTCTGACCTATCACGTCGTCAGTGGAGTCTACTACAAGGCAGGCTTAGGCGATGGGGAGGAACTTACGACCTTACAAAAGGAAAAACTTGTGTGTCACGTCAGCGCTAAACCTGGGTCAG ACCCCCAGGTGATGATAAACAACGCAAAGACTGTCGGACTTCCAATCCCAGCAGTCAACGGGGTTGTGCAATTGATTGACACCGTCCTCATTCCTCCAAACTAG